In Chiloscyllium punctatum isolate Juve2018m chromosome 8, sChiPun1.3, whole genome shotgun sequence, a single window of DNA contains:
- the fbxl7 gene encoding F-box/LRR-repeat protein 7 isoform X2, translating into MSSSTDHTPTKARGNAATSEDSDLSMRTLSTPSPALICPQNAQSFQNGQGSSTSSSSIAGETTAMIHSQPLFFIPQCAIRPASRLQKEQAPIDKLPDQTLIQMFSHLPTNQLCRCARVCRRWYNLCWDSRLWRTIRLTGETMNADRALRVLTRRLCQDTPNVCLMLETVIVQSCRRLTDRGLYTIAQCCPELRQLEVPGCYNISNEALYDVVSRCPNLEYLDVSGCSKITCISLTREASIKLSPLHGKQISIRYLNMTDCFVLEDEGLHTIAAHCTQLTHLYLRRCIRVTDEGLRYLMLYCTTIKELSVSDCRAVSDFGMREVAKLEANLKYLSIAHCGRITDVGIRYIAKYCSKLRYLNARGCEGITDHGIEYLAKNCTKLKSLDIGKCPLVSDAGMEFLALNCYNLKRLSLKSCESITGRGLKIVAANCFELQMLNVQDCDISVEALRFVKRHCKRCIIEHTNPSFF; encoded by the exons ATTCAGACTTGAGTATGCGGACGTTGAGCACACCAAGCCCTGCATTGATCTGCCCTCAGAATGCGCAGTCTTTTCAAAATGGCCAAGGATCCTCCACATCATCTTCCTCAATTGCAGGAGAGACCACTGCTATGATCCACTCCCAGCCACTGTTCTTTATACCTCAGTGTGCCATCAGGCCAGCGTCCAGACTGCAGAAAGAACAGGCTCCCATAGACAAGCTACCAGACCAAACCTTGATCCAGATGTTTTCTCACCTTCCTACCAACCAGCTGTGCCGATGTGCACGAGTTTGTCGCCGCTGGTACAATCTGTGTTGGGACTCTCGATTGTGGAGGACTATTCGTCTGACAGGTGAAACAATGAATGCGGACAGAGCTCTCCGGGTACTGACCCGAAGGTTGTGTCAGGATACACCTAACGTGTGCCTTATGTTGGAAACGGTCATTGTTCAAAGCTGCAGGCGGCTTACAGACAGAGGTCTCTACACCATTGCTCAGTGCTGTCCTGAACTGCGACAGCTAGAAGTGCCAGGTTGTTACAACATTTCGAATGAAGCCCTCTACGATGTTGTTTCACGGTGTCCCAACCTGGAGTACCTGGATGTTTCAG GTTGTTCCAAGATAACCTGCATTAGTCTGACAAGGGAAGCTTCCATCAAACTCTCTCCACTTCATGGAAAACAAATCTCCATACGCTACCTGAACATGACAGATTGCTTTGTACTTGAAGACGAAGGGTTGCATACAATTGCAGCTCACTGCACCCAGCTGACCCACCTGTACCTGCGGAGGTGTATACGTGTCACAGATGAGGGCCTCCGCTACCTGATGCTTTATTGCACAACAATTAAAGAACTCAGTGTCAGTGACTGCCGTGCAGTAAGCGATTTTGGGATGAGAGAGGTGGCAAAGTTGGAAGCAAATCTGAAGTATCTCAGCATTGCTCACTGTGGCAGGATCACAGACGTGGGTATCCGTTACATTGCCAAGTATTGCAGCAAACTGCGTTATCTGAACGCTCGGGGTTGTGAAGGAATAACTGACCATGGAATTGAGTACCTTGCCAAAAATTGCACAAAACTGAAGTCCCTGGATATTGGGAAGTGTCCGTTAGTTTCCGATGCAGGCATGGAGTTTTTAGCGTTGAACTGTTACAACCTGAAGCGGCTGAGCCTTAAGTCCTGCGAAAGCATCACTGGCCGCGGTTTAAAGATTGTCGCCGCTAACTGCTTTGAGCTTCAGATGTTAAATGTACAAGACTGTGACATCTCTGTTGAGGCACTGCGATTTGTCAAACGCCATTGCAAACGATGCATTATAGAACACACCAATCCATCCTTTTTCTGA
- the fbxl7 gene encoding F-box/LRR-repeat protein 7 isoform X1: MGANNGKQCGSEGKGSSSISSDMSSSTDHTPTKARGNAATSEDSDLSMRTLSTPSPALICPQNAQSFQNGQGSSTSSSSIAGETTAMIHSQPLFFIPQCAIRPASRLQKEQAPIDKLPDQTLIQMFSHLPTNQLCRCARVCRRWYNLCWDSRLWRTIRLTGETMNADRALRVLTRRLCQDTPNVCLMLETVIVQSCRRLTDRGLYTIAQCCPELRQLEVPGCYNISNEALYDVVSRCPNLEYLDVSGCSKITCISLTREASIKLSPLHGKQISIRYLNMTDCFVLEDEGLHTIAAHCTQLTHLYLRRCIRVTDEGLRYLMLYCTTIKELSVSDCRAVSDFGMREVAKLEANLKYLSIAHCGRITDVGIRYIAKYCSKLRYLNARGCEGITDHGIEYLAKNCTKLKSLDIGKCPLVSDAGMEFLALNCYNLKRLSLKSCESITGRGLKIVAANCFELQMLNVQDCDISVEALRFVKRHCKRCIIEHTNPSFF, encoded by the exons ATTCAGACTTGAGTATGCGGACGTTGAGCACACCAAGCCCTGCATTGATCTGCCCTCAGAATGCGCAGTCTTTTCAAAATGGCCAAGGATCCTCCACATCATCTTCCTCAATTGCAGGAGAGACCACTGCTATGATCCACTCCCAGCCACTGTTCTTTATACCTCAGTGTGCCATCAGGCCAGCGTCCAGACTGCAGAAAGAACAGGCTCCCATAGACAAGCTACCAGACCAAACCTTGATCCAGATGTTTTCTCACCTTCCTACCAACCAGCTGTGCCGATGTGCACGAGTTTGTCGCCGCTGGTACAATCTGTGTTGGGACTCTCGATTGTGGAGGACTATTCGTCTGACAGGTGAAACAATGAATGCGGACAGAGCTCTCCGGGTACTGACCCGAAGGTTGTGTCAGGATACACCTAACGTGTGCCTTATGTTGGAAACGGTCATTGTTCAAAGCTGCAGGCGGCTTACAGACAGAGGTCTCTACACCATTGCTCAGTGCTGTCCTGAACTGCGACAGCTAGAAGTGCCAGGTTGTTACAACATTTCGAATGAAGCCCTCTACGATGTTGTTTCACGGTGTCCCAACCTGGAGTACCTGGATGTTTCAG GTTGTTCCAAGATAACCTGCATTAGTCTGACAAGGGAAGCTTCCATCAAACTCTCTCCACTTCATGGAAAACAAATCTCCATACGCTACCTGAACATGACAGATTGCTTTGTACTTGAAGACGAAGGGTTGCATACAATTGCAGCTCACTGCACCCAGCTGACCCACCTGTACCTGCGGAGGTGTATACGTGTCACAGATGAGGGCCTCCGCTACCTGATGCTTTATTGCACAACAATTAAAGAACTCAGTGTCAGTGACTGCCGTGCAGTAAGCGATTTTGGGATGAGAGAGGTGGCAAAGTTGGAAGCAAATCTGAAGTATCTCAGCATTGCTCACTGTGGCAGGATCACAGACGTGGGTATCCGTTACATTGCCAAGTATTGCAGCAAACTGCGTTATCTGAACGCTCGGGGTTGTGAAGGAATAACTGACCATGGAATTGAGTACCTTGCCAAAAATTGCACAAAACTGAAGTCCCTGGATATTGGGAAGTGTCCGTTAGTTTCCGATGCAGGCATGGAGTTTTTAGCGTTGAACTGTTACAACCTGAAGCGGCTGAGCCTTAAGTCCTGCGAAAGCATCACTGGCCGCGGTTTAAAGATTGTCGCCGCTAACTGCTTTGAGCTTCAGATGTTAAATGTACAAGACTGTGACATCTCTGTTGAGGCACTGCGATTTGTCAAACGCCATTGCAAACGATGCATTATAGAACACACCAATCCATCCTTTTTCTGA
- the fbxl7 gene encoding F-box/LRR-repeat protein 7 isoform X3, translating into METVGQTRLRATDSDLSMRTLSTPSPALICPQNAQSFQNGQGSSTSSSSIAGETTAMIHSQPLFFIPQCAIRPASRLQKEQAPIDKLPDQTLIQMFSHLPTNQLCRCARVCRRWYNLCWDSRLWRTIRLTGETMNADRALRVLTRRLCQDTPNVCLMLETVIVQSCRRLTDRGLYTIAQCCPELRQLEVPGCYNISNEALYDVVSRCPNLEYLDVSGCSKITCISLTREASIKLSPLHGKQISIRYLNMTDCFVLEDEGLHTIAAHCTQLTHLYLRRCIRVTDEGLRYLMLYCTTIKELSVSDCRAVSDFGMREVAKLEANLKYLSIAHCGRITDVGIRYIAKYCSKLRYLNARGCEGITDHGIEYLAKNCTKLKSLDIGKCPLVSDAGMEFLALNCYNLKRLSLKSCESITGRGLKIVAANCFELQMLNVQDCDISVEALRFVKRHCKRCIIEHTNPSFF; encoded by the exons ATTCAGACTTGAGTATGCGGACGTTGAGCACACCAAGCCCTGCATTGATCTGCCCTCAGAATGCGCAGTCTTTTCAAAATGGCCAAGGATCCTCCACATCATCTTCCTCAATTGCAGGAGAGACCACTGCTATGATCCACTCCCAGCCACTGTTCTTTATACCTCAGTGTGCCATCAGGCCAGCGTCCAGACTGCAGAAAGAACAGGCTCCCATAGACAAGCTACCAGACCAAACCTTGATCCAGATGTTTTCTCACCTTCCTACCAACCAGCTGTGCCGATGTGCACGAGTTTGTCGCCGCTGGTACAATCTGTGTTGGGACTCTCGATTGTGGAGGACTATTCGTCTGACAGGTGAAACAATGAATGCGGACAGAGCTCTCCGGGTACTGACCCGAAGGTTGTGTCAGGATACACCTAACGTGTGCCTTATGTTGGAAACGGTCATTGTTCAAAGCTGCAGGCGGCTTACAGACAGAGGTCTCTACACCATTGCTCAGTGCTGTCCTGAACTGCGACAGCTAGAAGTGCCAGGTTGTTACAACATTTCGAATGAAGCCCTCTACGATGTTGTTTCACGGTGTCCCAACCTGGAGTACCTGGATGTTTCAG GTTGTTCCAAGATAACCTGCATTAGTCTGACAAGGGAAGCTTCCATCAAACTCTCTCCACTTCATGGAAAACAAATCTCCATACGCTACCTGAACATGACAGATTGCTTTGTACTTGAAGACGAAGGGTTGCATACAATTGCAGCTCACTGCACCCAGCTGACCCACCTGTACCTGCGGAGGTGTATACGTGTCACAGATGAGGGCCTCCGCTACCTGATGCTTTATTGCACAACAATTAAAGAACTCAGTGTCAGTGACTGCCGTGCAGTAAGCGATTTTGGGATGAGAGAGGTGGCAAAGTTGGAAGCAAATCTGAAGTATCTCAGCATTGCTCACTGTGGCAGGATCACAGACGTGGGTATCCGTTACATTGCCAAGTATTGCAGCAAACTGCGTTATCTGAACGCTCGGGGTTGTGAAGGAATAACTGACCATGGAATTGAGTACCTTGCCAAAAATTGCACAAAACTGAAGTCCCTGGATATTGGGAAGTGTCCGTTAGTTTCCGATGCAGGCATGGAGTTTTTAGCGTTGAACTGTTACAACCTGAAGCGGCTGAGCCTTAAGTCCTGCGAAAGCATCACTGGCCGCGGTTTAAAGATTGTCGCCGCTAACTGCTTTGAGCTTCAGATGTTAAATGTACAAGACTGTGACATCTCTGTTGAGGCACTGCGATTTGTCAAACGCCATTGCAAACGATGCATTATAGAACACACCAATCCATCCTTTTTCTGA